The proteins below are encoded in one region of Oligoflexus sp.:
- a CDS encoding ATP-dependent Clp protease ATP-binding subunit, translating into MDVSRYSFEAQTVLHFALRYAKGLGHDYMEVEHVALAMIRRDFQMLDAESHARLEKALEDFLQLYPKKFGRVSVGFGPRLNQVLDQVEATVKDRTITNQDLWPHLVNASSVMQTTERSTQDDKAKDFQVWQVPQAKAPPSQKVVKNNPSPPKAEPRKEADSSRKLEAELDKRLRDFTHDFTEQASRGAIDPVIGRDTEIRRVLEILSRKKKNNPILLGEPGVGKTAIAEGIALRIVEEKVPESLKGVRVLSLDLGALLAGTKYRGEFEERLKQLIRALESLGDRVILFIDEIHTILGAGQSEGSADAANLLKPALARGQLRCIGATTLVEFRKYFEKDAALERRFQPVMVEQPTRDSTLSILRGLKTSYEIHHGIPIRDEALQAAVDLSILYLPHRNLPDKAIDLIDEASARIKLQMQSVPAELEHLQAQAAQLRVEQQALERQGGVSKGLTQVKVKLEKISEEAAAIEAIWKKHQKDLEHMRALEVRVEELTSLWQATKTRSDFETAARLQYQELPAAKEAFEKAKQQLEEQEKIHAFLGRAVDRQEIARVLALWTGIPVGEMLADEKQSLAHLETQLNDRVFGQDEALSAVAKAVRRSRLGLSDPKRPSGVFLFLGPTGVGKTETAKALAAALFLSEQNLIRIDMSEYMEAHNVARLIGAPPGYAGYEGGGLLTDAVRNKPYSIVLFDEIEKAHPRVLDIMLQIFDDGRLTDARGRLADFRHTFIIMTSNLQASAAHVPEAEREQEIRLQLSEHLRPELVNRIDEVVPFKSLARVHFHRMLHKELAQLNQRLSERDIRLELAPRLEQLLIQNALNSSFAGRDLKRGLQKYVTDAVAQKLLDPAADMKGLWILDWEPSQGLIWNRDQRQDRYLPPAR; encoded by the coding sequence AGTCCTGCACTTTGCCCTGCGTTATGCCAAGGGTTTGGGGCACGATTACATGGAAGTGGAGCACGTGGCCCTGGCCATGATTCGTCGCGACTTTCAGATGCTGGATGCGGAATCCCATGCCCGTTTGGAAAAAGCCCTGGAAGACTTTCTGCAGCTCTATCCGAAAAAATTTGGTCGCGTGTCGGTGGGCTTCGGGCCCCGTTTGAATCAGGTGCTGGATCAGGTCGAAGCCACTGTCAAAGACAGGACCATCACCAACCAGGACCTGTGGCCGCACCTTGTGAATGCATCCTCTGTGATGCAAACAACAGAGCGTTCCACCCAGGATGACAAAGCCAAGGACTTTCAGGTCTGGCAGGTGCCGCAGGCCAAGGCCCCTCCTTCCCAGAAAGTGGTGAAGAATAATCCCAGCCCGCCCAAGGCCGAGCCTAGGAAAGAAGCCGATTCCTCACGCAAACTGGAAGCTGAACTTGATAAACGCCTCCGCGACTTCACGCATGATTTCACAGAGCAGGCCAGCCGCGGAGCGATTGATCCTGTGATTGGTCGCGACACGGAGATCCGCCGCGTCCTTGAAATTCTGAGTCGTAAGAAAAAGAACAATCCGATACTTTTGGGTGAGCCCGGCGTTGGAAAAACGGCCATTGCCGAAGGCATTGCGCTGCGTATCGTGGAAGAGAAAGTGCCGGAATCCCTTAAGGGCGTTCGGGTTCTGAGCCTTGATCTTGGCGCTTTACTCGCCGGAACGAAATACCGCGGGGAATTTGAAGAACGCCTGAAGCAGCTCATCCGCGCCTTGGAGAGTCTCGGTGATCGCGTGATACTCTTCATTGATGAAATCCATACGATCCTCGGCGCCGGGCAAAGCGAAGGCAGTGCGGACGCGGCCAATCTTCTGAAGCCGGCCCTGGCCCGTGGCCAGCTCCGCTGCATCGGGGCGACGACGCTGGTGGAATTCCGCAAATACTTTGAAAAAGACGCGGCCCTGGAAAGACGCTTTCAGCCTGTGATGGTCGAGCAGCCCACGCGCGACAGCACGCTTTCCATACTGCGAGGCCTGAAAACATCTTATGAAATACATCATGGCATTCCCATCCGTGATGAGGCGCTGCAGGCGGCTGTGGATCTCTCCATCCTTTACCTGCCGCACAGAAATCTGCCCGATAAAGCCATTGACCTGATCGATGAAGCGTCGGCCCGCATTAAACTGCAGATGCAGAGTGTGCCGGCTGAACTTGAGCATCTCCAGGCTCAGGCCGCCCAGCTGCGCGTGGAGCAGCAGGCTTTGGAAAGGCAGGGCGGGGTGAGCAAGGGCCTGACCCAGGTCAAAGTTAAACTGGAAAAGATTTCAGAAGAAGCCGCTGCGATTGAAGCGATCTGGAAGAAGCATCAAAAAGATTTGGAGCATATGCGTGCTCTCGAAGTGCGTGTCGAGGAGTTGACCTCACTCTGGCAGGCAACCAAGACACGCAGTGATTTTGAAACGGCGGCACGACTTCAGTACCAGGAACTTCCTGCAGCCAAGGAAGCTTTTGAGAAAGCCAAGCAGCAGCTTGAAGAGCAGGAAAAAATTCACGCCTTCCTCGGCCGTGCGGTGGATCGTCAGGAAATCGCCCGGGTGCTCGCTCTTTGGACCGGCATTCCCGTCGGTGAAATGCTGGCCGATGAAAAGCAAAGCCTCGCGCATTTGGAAACGCAGCTCAACGATCGCGTCTTCGGTCAGGACGAGGCCCTGTCGGCCGTGGCCAAGGCTGTTCGTCGATCCCGACTCGGGCTCAGTGATCCCAAGCGTCCTTCCGGAGTCTTTCTCTTTTTAGGTCCGACCGGAGTGGGCAAAACCGAAACCGCCAAGGCCTTGGCCGCCGCCTTGTTTCTAAGTGAACAGAATCTTATTCGCATTGATATGTCCGAGTATATGGAAGCGCATAACGTGGCCCGCTTGATCGGAGCGCCTCCCGGCTACGCAGGCTATGAAGGCGGCGGGCTTCTGACGGATGCCGTGCGGAACAAGCCGTATTCCATCGTCCTCTTCGACGAAATCGAAAAGGCTCACCCACGCGTCCTTGATATCATGCTGCAGATTTTCGATGATGGTCGCCTTACCGATGCCCGCGGTCGGCTCGCGGATTTCCGCCATACCTTCATCATCATGACATCCAACCTGCAGGCCAGCGCCGCGCATGTGCCGGAGGCGGAGCGCGAGCAGGAAATCCGGCTGCAGCTCAGTGAACATTTACGCCCTGAATTGGTGAATCGTATCGACGAGGTCGTGCCCTTCAAATCCCTGGCCCGCGTGCACTTCCATCGTATGCTGCACAAAGAGCTGGCGCAGCTCAATCAACGTCTGAGCGAGCGCGACATTCGTTTGGAACTGGCTCCAAGGCTTGAGCAGCTTCTGATACAGAACGCGCTGAACAGTAGTTTCGCAGGACGGGATCTGAAACGCGGTCTTCAAAAATATGTAACTGATGCTGTGGCGCAGAAACTTCTCGACCCGGCTGCCGATATGAAAGGGCTCTGGATCCTGGACTGGGAGCCTTCTCAGGGTCTGATATGGAATCGTGATCAACGTCAGGATCGATATCTTCCGCCCGCCCGATGA